CGAACCTTTTCTAAATGGGCTTTATGAAAGTTTCGGCAAATATCTCATAACAGGCATCACAAAAGACGATTTTTGCGACCTTTATGCACAGACGCTTGCATATGGATTATTTACAGCTCGGTTACGCAGCAAAAACGAATTTAACAGACGTGAAGCATTTTATTTAATTCCAAAGACATTCGGTATCTTAAGGGACATATTCAAGATAATTTCCCTTGAGGACATCCCCGAGCAGATGGAGTGGATAATCGATGATATTGCAAATTCTCCTTGCCCATTTTGATGTAAGCGATATATTCAAAAAATACCGAAGCGAGAAGAAAGGCGAAGACCCTATTATCTACTTCTATGAAAACTTCCTTGCAGAATACGACCCTGAGGAACGTGAAAAGCGAGGTGTCTATTATACACCTGCGCCTGTTGTTTCTTATATCGTGCGTTCGCTTAATGCAATTCTCAAAGAAAAGTTTGACAAACCTGACGGGCTTTCGGATAAAAATGTAACTGTGCTCGACCCTGCAGGCGGGACGCTCTCGTTCCTTGAAGAAGCAATAACAATTGCAATCGATGAATTTAAAGAAAAATATGGCGATGAAAGCCTTAAAGGATTTATAAAAGACCATATTATAAATGACTTTTATGCGTTTGAACTTATGATGGCGCCTTATGTAATCGGGCATATGAGAATCTCGTTCCTCCTCGAAGATTATGGATACAAGCTTTCCGAAAATGAGAGAATTAAATTCTACCTTACAAACACCCTCGAGACTAATGTTATAAGTGAGGCATCATTCCCGTTTCTTTCGTCAATTTCAGAGGAATCCAAAAACGCAGAAAAGGTAAAAGAAGAAATTCCAATAATCGTGATTATGGGCAATCCTCCTTATTCTGGCATTTCAGCAAATAATGGCGAATGGATTGAAAAACTTCTCAAAGAAGATATAGACAGCATCCAAAGTTATTACAAGGTTGACGGACAACCGCTTAACGAGAAAAATCCGAAATGGCTTCAGGATGATTATGTAAAATTCATCCGCTTTGCGCAGTGGAAGATAAACAAAAATGGCGAAGGCGTGCTTGGGTTTATAACCAATCATAGTTACCTTGATAACCCGACATTCAGGGGAATGAGACAATCCTTAATGAAGACATTTGACGAAATTTATGTCCTTGATTTGCACGGCAACAGCCTTAAAAAGGAAAAGGCGCCCGACGGAAGCAAAGACGAGAATATTTTTGATATAAGGCAAGGGGTTGCAATCGCATTTTTCATAAAGAAAAAGGATGCAAAAGAACGAGGCGTTTATCACTCAGAAATCTGGAGGTTAAGAGAACAAAAATATGAGTATCTATCAAATAACGATTTTACAACAACTCAGTGGAAAAAACTCGAGCCAAAACCAGAATTTTACATGTTTGTCCCGAGAAATGAGGAATTGCTCAATGATTACAACACATTTCCAAAAATTACTGATATTTTCCCGGTGAATAGCGTCGGTATAGTCACAGCAAGAGATGAATTTGTAATCGATAGAGACAAAAAGGTCCTTGAAAATAGAATTTTGAGTTTCAAAAATAGCAAATTAACTGATGATGAACTTCACGAACATTTCAAGATAAGCAAGAAAAAAGGATGGAGCATCAGGAAAGCATGGAGTTCGCTTCAATCTATTCCTGATACAGTGGTATTCCAAAATATTGTCCCAATACTTTACAGACCTTTTGATATTCAGTGGATATTTTATCATGAAGATCTTGTAGAACGCTCAAGAAAAGAAGTTATGCGCCATATGTTGCAGGAAAATTTGGGGCTACTTATTAAAAGACAAAATAAAAGGACACCTTTTTCTTATGCCTTCGTTTCAGACCTCATTGTTGAAAGTTGTGTTTTTAAAAGCGCTTTTGCAAACAATACTATTTGTCCTCTCTACCTCTACCCATCATCCGACAAAAAGGACTTGTTTGATGAAGGCGCAAGCCAAACAGAAAAAGTTCCAAACATAAAGCCTGAAATTTTCGATATACTTACAAAGTATTTTCAAAAAACTCCGACACCTGAAGAAATCTTTTACTACATCTATGCAGTGCTTTATTCAAATATTTACCGCACAAAGTATGCAGAATTTCTAAAAATTGATTTTCCACGCATTCCGCTTACAAGCAATTATGATGTTTTTACAAAAATGACTTTGCTTGGTAAAAGGCTTGTTGACCTCCACTTACTGAAGTCTCAGGAATTAAATACCCCAATTGCAAAATTTCAGGGCGTCGGAAACTCAGAAGTTGTAAAAGTCAATTTCGTTGAAAATCAAAATCGAGTTTATATAAATGCAACACAATATTTTGAGGGTATCACAAAAGAGGTATTTGAATATCAAATAGGCGGTTATCAGGTGATGAGCAAGTGGCTAAAAGATAGGAAAGGCAGATTCCTTACCCTCGACGAGACAATCACCTATTGCAAAATCGCAACCGCCCTTTCAAAAACCATCGAA
This portion of the Caldisericum sp. genome encodes:
- a CDS encoding N-6 DNA methylase: MILQILLAHFDVSDIFKKYRSEKKGEDPIIYFYENFLAEYDPEEREKRGVYYTPAPVVSYIVRSLNAILKEKFDKPDGLSDKNVTVLDPAGGTLSFLEEAITIAIDEFKEKYGDESLKGFIKDHIINDFYAFELMMAPYVIGHMRISFLLEDYGYKLSENERIKFYLTNTLETNVISEASFPFLSSISEESKNAEKVKEEIPIIVIMGNPPYSGISANNGEWIEKLLKEDIDSIQSYYKVDGQPLNEKNPKWLQDDYVKFIRFAQWKINKNGEGVLGFITNHSYLDNPTFRGMRQSLMKTFDEIYVLDLHGNSLKKEKAPDGSKDENIFDIRQGVAIAFFIKKKDAKERGVYHSEIWRLREQKYEYLSNNDFTTTQWKKLEPKPEFYMFVPRNEELLNDYNTFPKITDIFPVNSVGIVTARDEFVIDRDKKVLENRILSFKNSKLTDDELHEHFKISKKKGWSIRKAWSSLQSIPDTVVFQNIVPILYRPFDIQWIFYHEDLVERSRKEVMRHMLQENLGLLIKRQNKRTPFSYAFVSDLIVESCVFKSAFANNTICPLYLYPSSDKKDLFDEGASQTEKVPNIKPEIFDILTKYFQKTPTPEEIFYYIYAVLYSNIYRTKYAEFLKIDFPRIPLTSNYDVFTKMTLLGKRLVDLHLLKSQELNTPIAKFQGVGNSEVVKVNFVENQNRVYINATQYFEGITKEVFEYQIGGYQVMSKWLKDRKGRFLTLDETITYCKIATALSKTIEIQKEIDTLYPLCEN